A window of Bradyrhizobium sp. AZCC 1610 contains these coding sequences:
- a CDS encoding NAD(P)/FAD-dependent oxidoreductase, translating into MSEPQLGTSRIVIVGGGAGGLELATRLGDKYGRKGKLDITLIERNRTHVWKPKLHEIAAGSMDIAAHEVDYLAQSYWHGFRYRIGEMIGIDRDRRQVRVAAYFDAEGREVTPKRTFDYDVLVIAVGSQNNDFGTPGVLDHAIKLESQSDARRFHERMVNACIRAHAQSSPLGAHQLKVAIIGAGATGVELAAELHRTTREVVAYGLDQVDPQKDIRITLIEAAERVLPALPERVSKETEKLLVRLGVNLLVGAKVSEVGSDRVNLTDGRTIPAELIVWAAGVKAPDFLKEIAGLETNRINQLVVRPTLQTSRDDGIFAIGDCAACSWGERGNVPPRAQAAHQQASHLYSQIPRCLRGEPLKPYRYRDFGSLVSLGEFSTVGSMMGALVGGNLVFAGIFARMMYLSLYKMHEHALHGSVKVALDSLTRLITRRTEPHVKLH; encoded by the coding sequence ATGAGTGAGCCGCAGTTGGGAACATCCCGCATCGTGATCGTCGGGGGCGGAGCCGGCGGATTGGAGCTTGCGACGCGCCTAGGCGACAAATACGGGCGCAAGGGAAAGCTGGACATCACGCTGATCGAGCGAAACCGCACGCACGTGTGGAAGCCGAAGCTTCACGAGATTGCCGCCGGGAGCATGGATATCGCCGCCCACGAGGTCGACTATCTTGCGCAATCCTACTGGCACGGCTTTCGCTACCGGATCGGGGAGATGATCGGGATCGATCGGGATCGCCGTCAGGTGCGGGTGGCGGCGTATTTCGACGCCGAGGGCCGCGAGGTCACGCCGAAGCGGACCTTTGACTATGATGTCCTCGTCATCGCTGTCGGAAGCCAGAACAACGACTTTGGTACACCTGGAGTCCTGGATCATGCGATCAAGCTCGAATCGCAGTCGGACGCACGGCGGTTCCACGAAAGAATGGTCAATGCGTGTATCCGCGCGCATGCCCAATCGTCACCCCTGGGGGCGCACCAGTTGAAAGTTGCAATCATCGGGGCCGGTGCGACCGGCGTCGAACTTGCGGCCGAGCTCCACAGAACGACGCGCGAAGTGGTGGCGTATGGCCTCGATCAGGTCGATCCCCAGAAGGATATCAGGATTACACTGATTGAAGCCGCCGAACGGGTGCTGCCCGCCTTGCCCGAACGGGTTTCGAAAGAGACGGAGAAGTTGCTGGTCAGGCTGGGCGTCAATCTGCTGGTGGGCGCCAAGGTCTCCGAGGTCGGCTCCGACCGTGTAAACCTGACGGACGGCCGGACGATCCCCGCCGAATTGATCGTCTGGGCTGCGGGGGTAAAGGCGCCCGATTTCCTGAAAGAAATCGCCGGCCTCGAAACCAACCGCATCAATCAGCTCGTCGTTCGGCCTACACTGCAAACATCGCGTGACGACGGCATCTTTGCGATCGGCGACTGCGCGGCCTGCTCATGGGGCGAGCGCGGCAATGTGCCGCCTCGCGCGCAGGCGGCTCACCAGCAGGCCTCGCACCTGTATTCACAGATTCCGCGCTGTCTGCGAGGCGAGCCGCTCAAGCCCTATCGTTACAGGGATTTCGGATCACTGGTATCGCTCGGCGAATTCAGCACGGTCGGCTCGATGATGGGAGCGCTGGTTGGCGGCAACCTTGTCTTCGCAGGCATCTTCGCAAGGATGATGTACCTGTCTCTCTACAAGATGCACGAACACGCACTGCACGGTTCGGTGAAGGTTGCGCTTGACTCGCTGACCCGCCTGATCACCCGCCGCACCGAGCCGCACGTGAAGCTCCATTGA